From the genome of Anabrus simplex isolate iqAnaSimp1 chromosome X, ASM4041472v1, whole genome shotgun sequence, one region includes:
- the LOC136886618 gene encoding zinc finger protein 665-like encodes MRSHTGENRNCCNVCGDSFSWKKLAGQMGVHTGNKPHLCTVCCKSYVKKRSLSYHRLDQTGEKPNRCNVCSKSFIQKGRLTGHMRTHVGEKPYSCNDCGKSFIHRGKLTEHMRTHTGEKPYSCNVCRKSFIQNGSLTDHMRNHTGEKPYSCNICGKSFIRRGKLTQHMRTHTGEKPYSCNVCTKLFTTKGSLTDHMRTHTGEKPYSCNVCSKSFTTKGSLTDHMRNHTGEKPYTCNICGKSFVKRGKLTEHMRTHTGEKPYRCNVCGKSFTTKGSLTVHMRTHTGEKVYSCNICGKSFIQKGSLTGHMRTHTGEKPNSCNICGKSFIQRGKLTQHMRTHTGDKPYSCNVCTKLFTTKGTLTDHMRNHTGEKPYSCNICGKSFIKTGKLTEHMRTHTGEKPYRCNVCGKSFTTKGSLTVHMRTHTGEKVYRCNICGKSFIKRGKLTEHMRTHTGE; translated from the coding sequence atgcggtctcacacgggtGAGAACCGaaactgctgcaacgtctgtggagattccttcagctggaaaaaactagcaggtcagATGGGTGTTCACACAGGCAACAAACCTCATTTATGCACTGTATGTTGTAAATCATATGTCAAGAAAAGGAGTTTATCTTATCACAGGCTGGatcaaacaggagagaagccaaacaggtgcaatgtctgtagcaagtcattcatacagaaaggcagactcaccggtcatatgcggacccatgtaggcgagaagccatacagttgcaatgactgtggcaaatcattcatacacagaggtaaactaaccgaacatatgcggacccatacaggcgagaagccatacagctgcaatgtctgtaggaaatcattcatacagaacggcagtctgaccgatcatatgcgtaaccatacaggcgagaagccatacagttgcaacatctgtggcaaatcattcatacggagaggtaaactaacccaacacatgcggacccatacaggcgagaagccttacagctgcaatgtctgtaccaaattattcacaacgaaaggcagtctgaccgatcatatgcggacccatacaggcgagaagccttacagctgcaatgtttgtagcaaatcattcacaacgaaaggcagtctgaccgatcatatgcgtaaccatacaggcgagaagccatacacctgcaacatctgtggcaaatcattcgtaaagagaggtaaactaaccgaacatatgcgtacccatacaggcgagaagccttacaggtgcaatgtctgtggcaaatcattcacaacgaaaggcagtttGACCgttcatatgcgtacccatacaggcgagaaggtatacagctgcaatatctgtggcaaatcattcatacagaaaggtagtctaaccggtcatatgcggacccatactggcgagaagccaaacagttgcaatatctgtggcaaatcattcatacagagaggtaaactaacccaacacatgcggacccatacaggcgacaagccttacagctgcaatgtctgtaccaaattattcacaacgaaaggcactctgaccgatcatatgcgtaaccatacaggcgagaagccatacagctgcaatatctgtggcaaatcattcataaagacaggtaaactaaccgaacatatgcgtacccatacaggcgagaagccttacaggtgcaatgtctgtggcaaatcattcacaacgaaaggcagtttGACCgttcatatgcgtacccatacaggcgagaaggtatacaggtgcaatatctgtggcaaatcattcattaagagaggtaaactaaccgaacatatgcggacccatacaggcgagtag